CTGATAGGCACAGAGCAACGATTGGACAAACGGATCATCACGATCGACTTCCCTAAAGAACTCGTTTGGATCGGGCACTGCGGTTGAGAACCGTTGCGCAAACAAGTCAGGCGATTGGGTCAGCAGGCCAACATCATAACCCCACAGGCGATTGGGCGGGTTATAGAACGGAATCCGCTGCGTCGTACGCGACTGATAGAACCGCCAGAAGTTACTCAATGGCCCATTCACGTGGTTGGGATCGGTAAACAATGTCTGCATCCCATTGCGGGTAAATAGACCCAACGCATCAGTCGCTGGATAGGGTGCAGTGGCCGAGAATGGCGCAGTGGCAAATCGACTACGGAAGGACTGAATAAACCCACCATTAATTTGGATGTTGGTATCAGCCCAGTTCTCAATGAACCTGACGAAGTTGTGCAGGCCACCACCGGTTTCACCAGTAGTTGTGACTGGCTGTGGGTTACCAAGATCAATCCCAGCGCCCGTATCAATCCCACCGGTGCTATTGCCATCGACTGCATTAACTGGATTCGTAGGATCTAGGTCAGAGGTTTGGTAGGTAACACCAGCGCGGGATGGGGTATTACCGGAGACAAAGTAGGCATTGACGATCGTGTCGCTGGCCTGCTCTGTCCATCTTCCACCCGTGGAGTTGATATATTGATCAAACTCCTGGGGCATCCGACTGCCAAGTCCATTATTGGTGGTCGGATTATCCTCTGGTGAATGCAGTTGAGTAACTGGCATCATGATCGGTTCATCGGTCGAAGTTACCGCCGTGATCCAGGCATTGAACATTAAATCAGGTATCCCCGCCGGTGGCTGATCGTAGGTACTAAAGCCCAGGAATCTGACCCCACGGAAAGAAGTACATCTTACTTCCATCCCTGGTGGTAAATCATCATCGGGGAGCGATGAATCAGCTGGTGCTGGTAGATTTAGACCCAGGGCCTCAAAGCGATCGCGATTACTTGTCAGGGGATTATTGCCCCCCAACGCAATCGGATAGGAGAGACAGCTACCGGCATTGTCATTGATCAATAGCTCGGTGGCATTAGCAGGAGTTGAACCGGATTCGATCGGGGTTAAGAAATTCCCCGCCATTACGGTGCCATTGCGAAGTCCTCTAAATTGCAACCTGTATTGTGGATCAGTGCCGCTGATCGAGCCAGCAGTCTGCCTTGGCATCAACCAGTAGATATTATTGGGGCTGACCCCATCCAGTTGCATCTGCACACCATCAAAAATGACGTTGGAGATATTGAGATTGCCGGCTGGGTTAGCCTGAGGTTCTGGCAACTTGATTACAAAAATGGGATCTTTTTGATCACCAGCTCGCAACGTGATACGAGCATCCCTAAAGAGCCGACCCTGGGTGATTCTGGCTGCATCCTGCTGTGCCGGCGTTGTAGTTAGTGGGTTCTCGTTTGTAAACGTATTAGGTAGCGTCAGGACATTTACCTGCCGATCGGCATTGGCAGTCCATTCTCCGACCAGACGGCGTTCTTCATCACCACCGACAAAGAAAGTACGGGTAGGGGCAACTGACCAGACACCTGTATTAGACAGATTACTCAACTTAGTATAAACATCATTGATTACTGTCCGCGTGCCGTCGGGGCAATTGCCAGACCGCATTTCTTCTTTTTCGGCCATGTAGTGACGATCTTCACCGTCATAACCACAGAACAGATAGGCCGATGCCGACTGAGAGTCTCTGACAATATTTGTACCACCGCCAGCACCAGCATTTTCAGTCACTGGCAGGTTCAGATTGACTTGATTGGCAGGAATAGTAGGCGTAGTGCCATAGCCAAATGCAGTGTCTATGTCTGGGCAGGCAGATTTGAGCACATCATTACCAGAGATGACCATGCATTCGGCGCGCGGTAGCACATAACGATCGGGGCTGGATGGGCGATCGTTACGGTTCGTAGCGCCAGTGGTGAAGGCTTCAAATATGAATGGATGATTAGCAGGGTTATATCTAGCCATCCAGGAGCGACCCAGCCACATGTCAGTACTTTGAGTAGTGGTGGTATACCACAGATTTCGAGGCTGGGGATTTGGTTCATTTTCTGAATCCCGATCCAAATCGTAGATCATCACCGTGTTACCACGACCATCACCTTGATTGCCAGCGAATAGGCCAGTGGGCGGTACGATCGGGAAGTTAGGTGCTCGATGTATCACCAAGTTAAGAGAATTAGGCGCTGCCTGCTCTTGCCAGGACTCGGTGTCATTATCATTAGAACCATTGGTTGGGTTGGGATCGAATTCCTCATTCGCATCAAACTGCCAAGGGTATGCTGCGGCAATCCGACTCGACAATTGAGTATTGAGTGGTGGCGCTACCATAGCGATCGGCATCCCATTGAACCCAGCCTGAGCCACGGTTGGGTATTCCACTGCACCGACTCCAATGTCTGGTGTTGGTGTTGGTGCCGGGGTTGGCGTTGGCGTTGGTGCTGGCGTTGGTGCCGGGGTTGGTGTTGGTGCCGGGGTTGGTGTTGGTGCCGGGGTTGGTGTTGGTGCCGGGGTTGGTGTTGGTGCCGGGGTTGGTGTTGGTGCCGGGGTTGGCGTTGGCGTTGGCGTTGGCGTTGGATTAGTGGTCTGACACAACGAACCTACATTGTCAAATGGTGGTTGTGTAGATACATCAGCATACCTATTCGAATTACCCGTAGTTAAAGGCGAATCAGGATTTGCCTGTCTGCCTCGGCTCAGGATTTTACCTCTGCGTCTGCCAGCACCACCTGTTCTAATCACAGGCACAGATGAAGGATTGTCAGAACTACCATCCTTCATTACCATCCAGAAATATTCATCATACTCACATAACCGATCTTTATAGATCTGAACATTAATAGATATTGTGTTGTTGTAATTACTCTTTTGGTAAGCAGGATTGCTTGCATACGTAGCCGCATTAGGCCCCCATGCCAAGTATTGACCATTAGGTGGATCAACTGGGAAGCTGGGGACTGGGGTGATTTCTGGCAAGGCAATAAAGTCTTGTGGTCCTTCCAGTTCGTGCACATTTACAGGATCACCTGCTAATGCGGTCAATGGTGCAGCCGCAGGTTCATTATCAACTAGGTTGGTATAAGGAACAGTACCAGGTTTAGGATTACCTAACTGTGTGTCATATGGAGGAATACTTTCACCAGGGCTAGCACCACCAGGACGATTACCTACACCATAGCCAGATGGGCAGGGCGAAAATAGTGCAAGAGCATCCTCAAAGGCACATGTGAATGGTTGCACATAGTATGTTGTCCCTGGTGTAGTTTGCCCTCTCAAACGAATTTTAAACTGGATAGTGCGGTATAGCCCATCACTACCATAGTCTGTACCTTCAGTATCGGCGCGAGAATCGCCGCCCCTAAACTCAAAGTAAGGACGTTCGCGTGGTGGGCAGGGCACTGTGCCATAGGCGTTCCGGTAGTTACCATCCTGGTGGAATGGAGCCTCGCGGGAAATCCCAAACACATTAGGATAGGTACGGCCACCGGCACCGGCACCATTGACGACCCCCAGGGCGATCGGGAACATTTGCCAATCTTCCGTGTTGCCGCCCTCACCCTGGTATAGATGATTCTGGCCAGAGAGATCGCCATCACTGTCGCAACGAGCCACAAATAGCAGCGACTCATTCCCATCGTGGTAAATGTCGTCATAGCGCAAGAACGAGAATCTTCTGGCAAACCGTTGATCCTGCTCATCGATCCATCGGGGGGCAGCGACATTAGTACCTGCTTCCCTCATACCAGTGGTGCCAGCATAGTCCTTGACCCAGTCCTGGGGTTCGCATTCTGAAACCGGCAGCTTGCGGCAGATTTCCATGCCGTATTCATGCACGTTCTCACGGCGCTGGATCGGTGTGACACCATTGGCATTAAAGGTGCTGCGATTGTTGCCTGGGTATTCGTCGGCTACATCAACCCAATTGGCACTGGTGACAAAGTTGTTATTGAAGAAGCCATTCTTGAGCCTTGCCTTGGCAGCAGGACTGAGAATTTCTCGATCGAAACTACTGCCAGGTGAGTAGGGATCGCTCTGGTCATTATAAACAGAGGTGTCCTGGTTATTACGTAGGTCAAAGTCACCATCACTACGGAAGCCGTCATTGGAGGCCGCCGAAACGATCGACACCGCATCAGAGATGATCGTGGCCGGTCGCCATTCATCACCATTAGTACAGTTAACATTTGAACCAGGGCGGCAGGCAAAGTCAGGATTCAGGCCGTAATCTGGCGGGGTGCCATTATTACGGGTATAGAAGTTGCCCCAGTCTGCGGCCAGCGCAGTATTAAATTCCTCTTGGGTATGCAGGTTGAAGTCGCCCTTAACGTATAGCGGCAAGTTAGAGACCATGATCAGCCCTTTCTCACCCTCCGTGGCAGTAGTCACCGCAGGTTGACCAGTACCAGTACCACGCCACAAGCGTTGACCATCAACCAGGCGAATACCATTGGGACGACGGGTCGGGTCTAAGAGGAAGTCAGTTGGACTGAGCGCTTCGCGGGTAGCCTGAATCGTATTAGTATCGCTGAGATCCCTGAGTGCATCATCACGAGTGGCATAGACAATGCCACTGTAGGGTAATAAATATTCAGTGGCGACCCCACTATTATTACCACCAGCTACAGTCTGTCCCCGCAGCAGGTTCATATCGATGTCGGTAACCCGAATCTC
The sequence above is a segment of the Pseudanabaena sp. PCC 7367 genome. Coding sequences within it:
- the hpsA gene encoding hormogonium polysaccharide biosynthesis protein HpsA, which produces MSKQRRRDTENTRRKIQQFFAQLIAKLRDWLNRTGSPLRLSRRFVRTLLSQSRTNVPRSGRQRGFVLPVTVMVTTVVTLLVVVMVGRATQRATTAANQRVEDAFRNAATPIVDRARAKIEQLLNDPILGRGLPSDGALGTTLENRRYTFADETRLQTVASLDGDTQIDLGDGFSADQGTEEILNSVWRFPVDTDGNGRFDTFGIYSIQFRSPALARQAGRPVSVLESRTPPMDESANSNICAQAAAAGTGAAGGGWEAAGNRLKKSFFIFATTIPITSDITPGQLTNLVDAPTVSGDPAFNSDAFDVNQYEVIQGNSSISALELQQDRSRTPLNNNAVWFESDLELARPRAFRLNGRVFTNSNLMIGAANATNPIDIYQVSDPRSCYYEEDNAKVLVAGNVINGDALTPDLTSLQGASFHLFKGAGINPLATAGGVIPFTGTDQTVTNPGAEAGFNDGAYNQRLNMLVQAAFAPSRWNYAAGAPVTPLGSNSDPQELIDAVAALQTEDPSLSIPDAYQIEYDRYFRNRTRKVPFAEVPFGDGTLNTASVFYSSNCAGNECTVANILSAFPNSATFLSPPLDWVLPPATAGSYSPYDPTIAYGLPADGNGLTINGTGALVNLPATEPTVQNGAGTEEFLGDRIVAGNNLPGLWYRLDGGGNPEFVGGTGTSGARNFVGATVGSIEWDEFGGIPEKRERYRTTQISTLVDLGDPGRSGFWERNAADDPSAGPGEATDTNPQSFPVTGGLRVVTSAGVYDPNPADTFLPQAPNVLNSPVTPNINESAFTVVWPDTMPMTGAVRWDGSAWRPYLLFDPGAPDRILTEDTNPNGVLDPGEDINGNGRLDRNGRWAAATDGGALLGANNAVNDPATGDQRNGHFQMRAIAVYHYKNSAYDPAIPGTYQAPIACVSAYYDNSTPETAQNQTGLPTYDGTNPGPGSSAQGRSNNGISYGPPTTTAAALGAVTAPDADGLFSPTTAAAPGGGSILNQLYFQANLVFPNGRLVNEPLRQALANAANGVNLSLANQSAIDSTICSLQILSGAIAPTNAAVPHGTFKEAAFLDGREIKAINRRESLAELDSVNYDLEIEQRQPLEIRVTDIDMNLLRGQTVAGGNNSGVATEYLLPYSGIVYATRDDALRDLSDTNTIQATREALSPTDFLLDPTRRPNGIRLVDGQRLWRGTGTGQPAVTTATEGEKGLIMVSNLPLYVKGDFNLHTQEEFNTALAADWGNFYTRNNGTPPDYGLNPDFACRPGSNVNCTNGDEWRPATIISDAVSIVSAASNDGFRSDGDFDLRNNQDTSVYNDQSDPYSPGSSFDREILSPAAKARLKNGFFNNNFVTSANWVDVADEYPGNNRSTFNANGVTPIQRRENVHEYGMEICRKLPVSECEPQDWVKDYAGTTGMREAGTNVAAPRWIDEQDQRFARRFSFLRYDDIYHDGNESLLFVARCDSDGDLSGQNHLYQGEGGNTEDWQMFPIALGVVNGAGAGGRTYPNVFGISREAPFHQDGNYRNAYGTVPCPPRERPYFEFRGGDSRADTEGTDYGSDGLYRTIQFKIRLRGQTTPGTTYYVQPFTCAFEDALALFSPCPSGYGVGNRPGGASPGESIPPYDTQLGNPKPGTVPYTNLVDNEPAAAPLTALAGDPVNVHELEGPQDFIALPEITPVPSFPVDPPNGQYLAWGPNAATYASNPAYQKSNYNNTISINVQIYKDRLCEYDEYFWMVMKDGSSDNPSSVPVIRTGGAGRRRGKILSRGRQANPDSPLTTGNSNRYADVSTQPPFDNVGSLCQTTNPTPTPTPTPTPAPTPTPAPTPTPAPTPTPAPTPTPAPTPTPAPTPAPTPTPTPAPTPTPDIGVGAVEYPTVAQAGFNGMPIAMVAPPLNTQLSSRIAAAYPWQFDANEEFDPNPTNGSNDNDTESWQEQAAPNSLNLVIHRAPNFPIVPPTGLFAGNQGDGRGNTVMIYDLDRDSENEPNPQPRNLWYTTTTQSTDMWLGRSWMARYNPANHPFIFEAFTTGATNRNDRPSSPDRYVLPRAECMVISGNDVLKSACPDIDTAFGYGTTPTIPANQVNLNLPVTENAGAGGGTNIVRDSQSASAYLFCGYDGEDRHYMAEKEEMRSGNCPDGTRTVINDVYTKLSNLSNTGVWSVAPTRTFFVGGDEERRLVGEWTANADRQVNVLTLPNTFTNENPLTTTPAQQDAARITQGRLFRDARITLRAGDQKDPIFVIKLPEPQANPAGNLNISNVIFDGVQMQLDGVSPNNIYWLMPRQTAGSISGTDPQYRLQFRGLRNGTVMAGNFLTPIESGSTPANATELLINDNAGSCLSYPIALGGNNPLTSNRDRFEALGLNLPAPADSSLPDDDLPPGMEVRCTSFRGVRFLGFSTYDQPPAGIPDLMFNAWITAVTSTDEPIMMPVTQLHSPEDNPTTNNGLGSRMPQEFDQYINSTGGRWTEQASDTIVNAYFVSGNTPSRAGVTYQTSDLDPTNPVNAVDGNSTGGIDTGAGIDLGNPQPVTTTGETGGGLHNFVRFIENWADTNIQINGGFIQSFRSRFATAPFSATAPYPATDALGLFTRNGMQTLFTDPNHVNGPLSNFWRFYQSRTTQRIPFYNPPNRLWGYDVGLLTQSPDLFAQRFSTAVPDPNEFFREVDRDDPFVQSLLCAYQPGTLDVDTVTGQGPDAEAQDYVEPAIAGQFRPATCPVGTPPNYVIN